The following are from one region of the Jatrophihabitans telluris genome:
- a CDS encoding 4-(cytidine 5'-diphospho)-2-C-methyl-D-erythritol kinase codes for MSSIEVRAAAKINIHLGVGPRDSDGFHPIQTIYQAVSLYDSVRLTAVGPTPPADTDSVAVPTGPMLTVSGIEGADAPPDPTNLAWRALELLASHAGRTVDVTLALDKQIPVAAGLAGGSADAAAALTALAAWWRLDISDNELDALAAELGSDVTFARHGGTALGTGRGERLQPYPAGEFHWVLVASHGALSTPAVYAELDRQRETDTSAAVVERAGSPEPALRALAAGDPAALVGLLVNDLEPAAIALAPYLEATLQAGRAAGALDAVVSGSGPTCLFLAGDAAHAAELADTLSATPTARRVLAVHSPVRGAQLVESEL; via the coding sequence GTGTCATCGATCGAGGTACGGGCCGCGGCCAAGATCAACATCCACCTCGGGGTGGGCCCCCGCGACTCCGATGGCTTCCACCCGATCCAGACGATCTACCAGGCGGTCAGCCTGTACGACAGCGTGCGACTCACGGCGGTGGGGCCGACCCCGCCGGCAGACACCGACTCCGTGGCGGTTCCCACCGGCCCGATGCTGACCGTCAGCGGTATCGAAGGCGCCGACGCGCCGCCCGACCCCACCAACCTGGCCTGGCGGGCACTGGAACTGCTGGCCTCGCACGCCGGCCGGACCGTCGATGTGACGCTGGCCCTGGACAAGCAGATCCCGGTCGCGGCCGGGCTGGCCGGGGGCTCCGCCGACGCGGCCGCCGCGCTCACCGCGCTGGCCGCATGGTGGCGGCTGGATATCTCCGACAACGAACTCGACGCCCTCGCGGCCGAACTCGGCAGCGACGTCACCTTCGCCCGGCACGGCGGCACCGCGCTGGGCACCGGCCGTGGCGAGCGCCTCCAGCCCTATCCGGCCGGGGAATTCCACTGGGTGCTCGTCGCCTCCCACGGCGCCCTGTCGACCCCGGCGGTCTACGCAGAGCTCGACCGTCAACGGGAGACCGACACCAGCGCCGCCGTCGTCGAGCGCGCCGGCTCGCCCGAACCGGCGCTACGCGCGCTGGCCGCGGGTGATCCGGCGGCTCTGGTCGGCCTGCTCGTCAACGACCTCGAGCCCGCCGCCATCGCCCTGGCCCCGTATTTGGAGGCCACCCTGCAGGCCGGGCGCGCGGCGGGTGCGCTGGACGCGGTCGTGTCCGGATCCGGGCCGACCTGCCTGTTCCTGGCCGGCGACGCCGCGCACGCAGCCGAGCTGGCCGACACCCTGAGCGCCACGCCGACGGCCCGGCGAGTTCTGGCCGTACACAGCCCGGTCCGCGGCGCCCAACTGGTGGAGTCCGAACTCTGA
- a CDS encoding methylated-DNA--[protein]-cysteine S-methyltransferase, with protein MMDSPIGVLLLVGEDEPERAVRGRTDSGNDVSVAGLYTAEHVRLPTPPGDRDDAAFARATEELTEYFEGQRRDFDVCLNPRGTEFQRHVWSALRSIPFGHTASYADIAAAVGRPSAVRAVGAANGRNPISIIVPCHRVVGSNGALTGYAGGLEAKNWLLTHERAVAGLASAGSPSNAVSAVSAGSASGVRLSGQ; from the coding sequence ATGATGGACTCCCCGATCGGAGTGCTGCTCCTGGTCGGCGAGGACGAACCCGAGCGCGCCGTTCGCGGCCGCACCGACAGCGGTAACGATGTCAGCGTGGCCGGGCTCTACACCGCCGAACACGTGCGGCTGCCGACCCCGCCGGGCGATCGTGACGACGCCGCTTTCGCCCGGGCCACGGAGGAACTGACCGAGTACTTCGAGGGTCAGCGCAGGGATTTCGACGTCTGCCTGAACCCACGGGGAACCGAATTCCAACGTCACGTGTGGTCAGCCCTGCGGTCGATTCCGTTCGGTCACACGGCGAGCTATGCCGACATCGCGGCCGCCGTTGGACGTCCCAGTGCCGTGCGGGCGGTCGGGGCGGCCAACGGCCGCAACCCCATCTCGATCATCGTCCCCTGCCATCGCGTCGTCGGCAGCAACGGCGCGTTGACCGGGTACGCCGGCGGCCTGGAGGCCAAGAATTGGCTACTCACCCATGAGCGTGCCGTAGCCGGTTTGGCCAGCGCGGGTAGCCCCAGTAACGCCGTCAGCGCCGTCAGCGCAGGAAGCGCCTCGGGCGTCCGGCTCAGCGGACAGTGA
- a CDS encoding L,D-transpeptidase family protein, which produces MRIAPASNLSLRQRLSVLGSVAALLASVVTVSTVTLLGSATPASFAPIVTSAMAPAALTRAAASSHAQVITVESSSASATRAKLDLWQKRTNGTYLHVWGPVTAFVGELGIGETRDDVARTPAGVFALTQAFGSNPSNGTKLPYLTTTRQDWWDGYAKSPTYNQHVHSATSPGPGSENLYDAGYVYSRAVVIDYNTNPVVKGAGAAFFLHVTNKQPTAGCVAIAAGLLDTVMRWLNPASHPVISIGVGAAARSIITNNDRAVAAHNPFGYLDTAISTARSRLTVRGWAADPDTRSAALRIHLYVDGRGVASFGTGVSRPDAARARGVGPNQGYAATVTIPTGSHQACVFAINVGAGSGNTLLACKKVTVR; this is translated from the coding sequence ATGCGCATTGCTCCAGCGTCCAACCTCAGCCTGCGGCAGCGACTGTCCGTGCTGGGATCGGTAGCCGCCCTGCTTGCGTCGGTGGTCACTGTGTCCACCGTTACCCTCCTCGGGTCTGCGACGCCGGCCTCGTTCGCACCGATCGTGACGAGTGCGATGGCCCCCGCCGCCCTCACGCGTGCTGCCGCGTCCTCGCACGCCCAGGTCATCACTGTCGAATCGAGTTCGGCCAGTGCCACCCGAGCGAAACTGGACCTGTGGCAGAAACGCACCAACGGCACGTACCTGCACGTGTGGGGTCCCGTGACTGCCTTCGTCGGCGAACTCGGCATCGGTGAGACGCGCGACGACGTCGCCCGTACGCCCGCCGGGGTCTTCGCGTTGACCCAGGCGTTCGGAAGCAACCCCAGCAATGGCACCAAGCTGCCGTACCTGACCACCACGCGCCAGGATTGGTGGGACGGCTACGCCAAGTCGCCGACGTACAACCAGCATGTGCACTCGGCCACGTCTCCGGGACCGGGTAGCGAGAATCTCTACGACGCCGGCTATGTGTACTCGCGAGCGGTCGTCATCGACTACAACACCAATCCGGTCGTCAAGGGCGCCGGAGCGGCGTTCTTCCTGCACGTGACGAACAAGCAACCCACCGCCGGGTGCGTCGCGATCGCCGCCGGCCTGCTCGATACGGTCATGCGCTGGCTGAATCCCGCGAGCCATCCGGTGATCAGCATCGGGGTCGGCGCGGCAGCGAGGTCCATCATCACCAACAACGATCGCGCTGTCGCCGCCCATAACCCCTTCGGCTACCTCGACACCGCGATCTCGACCGCCCGAAGCCGGCTGACCGTACGGGGCTGGGCGGCCGATCCGGACACCAGATCCGCGGCCCTCAGGATCCACCTCTACGTCGACGGTCGTGGCGTCGCTTCGTTCGGGACCGGGGTCAGCCGACCCGACGCGGCTCGCGCACGAGGAGTCGGCCCCAACCAGGGCTACGCCGCGACCGTGACGATTCCGACCGGAAGCCACCAGGCCTGCGTGTTCGCCATCAACGTCGGCGCGGGCAGCGGTAACACCCTGCTCGCGTGCAAGAAAGTCACTGTCCGCTGA
- a CDS encoding ABC-F family ATP-binding cassette domain-containing protein, whose amino-acid sequence MAAAVNLVNLENVSKTYGTTSVLSGVSLGVSDNDRIGVVGRNGGGKSTLLNLVTGLESPDTGRVTRTGGVRIALVNQAGTLTAGDTVRQAVVGDAATHTWAGDSSIREVLSGLGLAALGLDTGVDRLSGGERRRVSLAAALVTDAELLVLDEPTNHLDVEGVTWLAEHLLRRKGALLAVTHDRWFLDAVCSTTWEVVDEGVRSFDGGYAAYVLARAERDRQSAASEARRQNLLRKELAWLRRGAPARTSKPKFRIDAAEALIADVPEPRSSTELRALSAKRLGRTVYDVEDVSLGVGEPGSRKSLLDHVSWHVGPGDRVAIIGVNGSGKTHLLRLLAGELSPDEGTVVIGQTVRAGYLSQNVTELPHALRVIEAVTEVRTTAEIGGVELSASQLAERFGFANDRQWTPVADLSGGERRRLQLLRILLAQPNVLLLDEPTNDLDTDTLAALEDLLDSWAGTLVVVSHDRYLIERICDTTVSLMGDGSLAALPGGVEEYLTRRAAARTESERPAGRSTDGVSDTVKAKGNSRIARKELTRLEREIAKWEKRESELHAQLAEHATDYARTAELDTELRTVLGAREAAEERWLELSDEA is encoded by the coding sequence ATGGCGGCCGCAGTCAACCTCGTGAACCTCGAGAACGTGAGCAAGACCTACGGGACCACCAGCGTGCTGTCCGGCGTATCGCTCGGGGTCAGCGACAACGACCGGATCGGCGTGGTCGGGCGCAACGGGGGCGGCAAGTCGACCCTGCTCAATCTGGTCACCGGGCTGGAGTCGCCCGACACGGGACGGGTCACCCGTACCGGCGGCGTGCGGATCGCACTGGTCAACCAGGCCGGAACCCTCACCGCCGGCGACACCGTCCGCCAGGCCGTCGTCGGTGACGCGGCGACCCACACCTGGGCGGGCGACTCCTCCATCCGGGAGGTCCTGTCCGGCCTGGGGCTGGCCGCGCTCGGTCTGGACACCGGCGTGGACCGGCTCTCCGGCGGTGAGCGGCGCCGGGTGTCGCTGGCCGCCGCCCTCGTCACCGACGCCGAACTGCTCGTCCTGGACGAACCGACGAACCATCTGGACGTCGAGGGCGTCACCTGGCTCGCCGAGCATCTCCTTCGCCGCAAGGGCGCACTGCTGGCCGTCACCCACGACCGGTGGTTCCTCGACGCCGTCTGCAGCACGACCTGGGAGGTCGTCGACGAGGGCGTGCGCAGCTTCGACGGGGGCTACGCCGCCTACGTGCTGGCCCGTGCCGAACGGGACCGGCAGTCGGCAGCCAGTGAGGCGCGGCGGCAGAACCTGCTGCGCAAGGAACTGGCCTGGCTGCGGCGCGGTGCCCCGGCCCGGACCTCCAAGCCCAAGTTCCGCATCGATGCGGCCGAGGCCCTGATCGCCGACGTCCCCGAGCCGCGCAGCAGCACCGAGCTGCGAGCGCTGTCGGCCAAGCGACTGGGACGGACCGTCTACGACGTCGAGGACGTCAGCCTCGGTGTCGGAGAACCCGGGTCCCGCAAGAGCCTGCTCGATCACGTGAGCTGGCATGTCGGCCCGGGTGACCGGGTGGCGATCATCGGCGTCAACGGATCTGGCAAGACGCATCTGCTTCGGCTGCTCGCCGGTGAACTGTCGCCCGACGAAGGGACCGTGGTCATCGGGCAGACCGTCCGGGCCGGGTACCTGTCCCAGAACGTGACCGAACTGCCCCACGCGCTACGGGTCATCGAGGCCGTGACCGAGGTCCGGACGACGGCGGAGATCGGCGGCGTGGAGCTGTCGGCCAGCCAGTTGGCCGAACGCTTCGGCTTCGCCAACGACCGTCAGTGGACTCCGGTCGCGGACCTGTCCGGCGGGGAGCGTCGTCGCCTGCAGTTGCTGCGCATCCTGCTGGCCCAACCCAACGTGCTGCTGCTGGACGAACCCACCAACGACCTGGACACCGACACCCTGGCCGCCCTGGAGGATCTGCTCGACTCCTGGGCCGGCACCTTGGTGGTCGTCAGCCACGACCGTTACCTGATCGAGCGAATCTGCGACACCACGGTGTCGCTCATGGGAGACGGTTCACTGGCCGCGCTGCCCGGCGGCGTCGAGGAGTACCTCACCCGGCGTGCGGCCGCACGAACCGAGTCCGAGCGTCCCGCCGGCCGCTCGACCGACGGGGTGTCCGACACGGTCAAGGCGAAGGGTAACTCGCGCATCGCTCGCAAGGAACTGACGCGCCTGGAACGCGAGATCGCCAAGTGGGAGAAGCGGGAATCCGAACTTCACGCCCAACTGGCCGAACACGCCACCGACTACGCGCGGACCGCGGAGCTGGACACCGAGTTGCGGACGGTGCTCGGCGCCCGGGAGGCCGCCGAGGAGCGCTGGCTGGAGTTGTCGGACGAGGCCTGA
- a CDS encoding AlkA N-terminal domain-containing protein: protein MVIDTDAAYRALQSRDSRFDGVFFVGVHTTGIYCRPSCAARTPLRRNVDFYPSAAAAQRSGFRACKRCRPDATPGSPEWNVRADLAGRAVRMISDGVVDRSGVSGLADALGYSERQVTRALLSEVGAPPLALARAQRAQTARILLERTQLPVTDVAFAAGFASVRQFNDTVREIFDATPTQLRTARRASARPDPTGSTRPVDPGVIELRLPFRAPMNLEATVAFLSHRAIGGIEAATADGYTRALPLPHGPGLVTLRPATDHVRARLRLTDQRDLSAAVNRIRRLLDLDADPQAIDEVLGRQPELRPWVRRRPGLRSPGSVDSFEMAVRAIVGQQISVAGARTVLASITRAYSPVVSGLDPDGSWRLFPSAERLAGIDPAQLPMPLRRGQTIVRVAQAMATGELVLDPGSDRPAARARLLALSGIGPWTADYLLMRAIGDPDVYLAEDLGVRHALDLLAPSPADGGRRTGPDPASAAPWRSYLTHHLWAALSERKPRPNKENS, encoded by the coding sequence ATGGTCATCGACACCGACGCCGCGTACCGGGCGCTGCAGAGCAGGGATTCCCGTTTCGACGGGGTTTTCTTCGTCGGTGTGCACACGACCGGTATCTACTGTCGCCCGTCCTGCGCCGCTCGGACGCCGCTGCGGCGCAATGTTGATTTCTACCCCAGTGCCGCCGCCGCCCAGCGATCCGGCTTCCGGGCCTGCAAACGGTGCCGCCCGGACGCCACCCCGGGTTCGCCGGAGTGGAACGTCCGCGCCGACCTGGCCGGCCGCGCCGTGCGGATGATCTCCGACGGCGTCGTGGACCGCTCCGGTGTCTCCGGACTGGCCGATGCCCTCGGGTACTCCGAACGCCAGGTGACCCGAGCTCTGCTGAGTGAGGTCGGCGCACCACCGCTGGCGCTGGCGCGGGCCCAGCGGGCTCAGACCGCGCGCATCCTGCTCGAACGAACCCAGTTGCCCGTCACCGACGTCGCCTTCGCGGCGGGCTTCGCCAGCGTGCGCCAGTTCAACGACACCGTCCGGGAAATCTTCGACGCCACTCCCACCCAGCTGCGAACCGCCCGGCGAGCGTCGGCACGGCCGGACCCGACCGGGTCAACGCGGCCCGTGGACCCGGGTGTGATCGAGCTGCGCTTGCCCTTCCGTGCCCCCATGAATCTCGAGGCGACCGTGGCGTTCCTGTCGCACCGGGCGATCGGCGGCATCGAGGCGGCCACAGCCGACGGTTACACCCGCGCCCTGCCTTTGCCACACGGCCCAGGGCTGGTCACGCTTCGGCCGGCTACTGATCACGTCCGTGCCCGGCTGCGATTGACCGATCAGCGCGATCTGTCCGCCGCCGTCAACCGCATCCGCCGGCTGCTCGACCTCGACGCCGATCCGCAGGCGATCGACGAGGTGCTGGGACGTCAGCCCGAACTGCGACCGTGGGTGCGGCGTCGGCCGGGGCTGCGCTCGCCCGGATCGGTCGACTCGTTCGAGATGGCGGTCCGCGCCATCGTCGGTCAACAGATCTCGGTGGCGGGAGCCCGAACCGTGCTGGCCTCCATCACCCGGGCCTACAGCCCGGTGGTGTCCGGCCTGGACCCGGACGGCTCCTGGCGGCTGTTCCCCTCGGCCGAGCGCCTCGCCGGGATCGACCCGGCGCAGCTGCCGATGCCGCTTCGCCGCGGACAAACGATTGTGCGCGTGGCGCAGGCGATGGCCACGGGCGAGCTCGTCCTCGACCCGGGCAGTGACCGCCCCGCCGCGCGCGCACGGCTGCTCGCCCTGAGCGGGATCGGTCCGTGGACTGCCGATTACCTGTTGATGCGTGCGATCGGCGATCCGGACGTCTACCTCGCCGAGGATCTCGGCGTTCGCCACGCCCTCGATCTGCTTGCTCCTTCCCCGGCCGACGGCGGGCGTCGGACCGGTCCCGATCCGGCATCGGCCGCGCCGTGGCGCAGCTACCTCACCCATCACCTCTGGGCCGCGCTCAGTGAGCGAAAGCCTCGACCGAATAAGGAGAACTCGTGA
- a CDS encoding Lrp/AsnC family transcriptional regulator, with protein MDAVDWRILDELQADARISQNELSRRVKLSAPSVAERVRRLADTGVIEGYSARVNPAALGRPVQAFVQLDCYGPRCILKDASVLDWPEILELHRVTGEGCSLLRVAVADMAAFQDLIDRLAGYGKPSSSLLLASPLSWKPYEPVRT; from the coding sequence GTGGACGCAGTTGACTGGCGGATTCTCGACGAACTGCAGGCCGATGCGCGGATCTCGCAGAACGAGCTGTCGCGCCGGGTGAAGCTGTCGGCGCCCTCGGTCGCCGAGCGAGTCCGCCGCCTCGCCGACACCGGCGTCATCGAGGGTTACAGCGCACGCGTGAACCCCGCCGCGCTGGGGCGTCCGGTCCAGGCCTTCGTACAGCTGGACTGCTACGGCCCCCGCTGCATTCTCAAGGACGCCTCGGTGCTGGATTGGCCGGAGATCCTCGAATTGCATCGGGTGACCGGCGAGGGCTGCTCGCTGCTGCGCGTCGCCGTGGCCGACATGGCCGCCTTCCAGGATTTGATCGATCGGCTGGCCGGGTACGGCAAGCCGAGTTCCTCGCTCCTGCTGGCCAGCCCGCTGTCCTGGAAACCCTACGAACCGGTCCGAACCTGA
- a CDS encoding 50S ribosomal protein L25/general stress protein Ctc, which yields MSEIRLVAEARTEFGKGGARRTRRAGKIPAVIYGHGADPRHISIPAREFSHAIKHGANVLLTLSVEGKDELAIPKAIQRDPIRGVYEHIDLLTVRRGEKVTIEVPLVLTGDIAPGGLLTQEHNTLSVEAEATNLPSEVEVSIEGLQIGAHITAADVNLPAGTVLVTDPEALVLHVGTAPTAEDLEAETAAAADELGIVEDQPETAAESDKASE from the coding sequence GTGTCCGAAATCCGTCTCGTCGCCGAAGCCCGTACCGAGTTCGGCAAGGGTGGTGCCCGCCGCACCCGTCGCGCCGGCAAGATCCCGGCCGTCATCTACGGCCACGGCGCGGACCCCCGCCACATCTCGATCCCGGCCCGCGAGTTCAGCCACGCCATCAAGCACGGCGCCAACGTGCTGCTCACCCTGTCGGTCGAGGGCAAGGACGAACTGGCCATTCCGAAGGCGATTCAGCGCGACCCGATCCGCGGTGTCTATGAGCACATCGACCTGCTCACCGTGCGGCGCGGCGAGAAGGTCACGATCGAGGTTCCGCTGGTCCTGACCGGCGACATCGCCCCGGGCGGCCTGCTGACTCAGGAGCACAACACGCTGTCGGTCGAGGCCGAGGCGACCAACCTGCCCAGCGAGGTCGAGGTGTCGATCGAGGGGCTGCAGATCGGCGCGCACATCACCGCTGCCGACGTCAACCTCCCGGCTGGCACCGTGCTCGTCACCGACCCCGAGGCCCTCGTGCTGCACGTCGGCACGGCGCCGACCGCTGAGGACCTCGAAGCCGAGACCGCCGCCGCGGCCGACGAGCTCGGGATCGTCGAGGACCAGCCCGAGACGGCCGCTGAGTCCGACAAGGCCTCGGAGTAG
- a CDS encoding tryptophan 2,3-dioxygenase encodes MTAIDTDAPNLQYSGRTPYVSYTDADVLAGLIHPQTDEPLEVTFIVATQIMELHFQLLIHDLRGAIAALHADDLPEAGAAIARVVATQKSLVSSWQLLAPMSAVQYNRFRASLGKASGFQSFAYRELEFLLGAKNERMLAPHSGMPVVAATLQRAYDEASVYDAAIALLGRRGLPVPAGLLSRDVRQAHTESDPGLVEAWRLVYAGEDELTALADALTAVAEQHSTWRFVHYTAVMRILGAKPGTGGSAGLAWLKRSVDTPVFVELWEVRSVL; translated from the coding sequence ATGACCGCGATCGACACCGATGCCCCGAACCTGCAGTACTCCGGCCGCACTCCCTACGTCAGTTACACCGACGCCGACGTGCTGGCCGGGTTGATCCACCCGCAGACCGATGAACCGCTCGAGGTGACGTTCATCGTCGCCACCCAGATCATGGAGCTGCATTTCCAGCTGCTCATCCACGACCTACGGGGGGCCATCGCCGCGCTGCACGCCGACGATCTCCCCGAGGCCGGCGCGGCCATTGCCCGCGTCGTGGCCACGCAGAAGTCGCTCGTGTCGTCCTGGCAGCTGCTCGCTCCGATGTCAGCGGTCCAGTACAACCGGTTCCGGGCGTCTCTGGGCAAGGCGTCTGGTTTCCAGTCCTTCGCCTACCGGGAACTGGAGTTCCTGCTCGGGGCGAAGAACGAGCGCATGCTCGCGCCGCACTCGGGCATGCCGGTCGTGGCGGCCACCCTGCAGCGCGCCTACGACGAGGCGTCGGTGTACGACGCGGCGATCGCCCTGCTGGGCCGCCGCGGCCTGCCGGTCCCGGCCGGCCTGCTCAGCCGCGACGTACGGCAGGCCCATACCGAATCCGATCCCGGGCTGGTGGAGGCCTGGCGGCTGGTCTACGCCGGCGAGGACGAGCTCACCGCACTGGCCGACGCGCTGACTGCGGTGGCCGAGCAGCACTCGACGTGGCGGTTCGTGCACTACACCGCGGTCATGCGCATCCTGGGCGCCAAGCCGGGCACGGGGGGTTCGGCCGGACTTGCGTGGCTCAAACGTAGTGTCGACACTCCGGTCTTCGTCGAATTGTGGGAGGTCCGCAGTGTCCTCTGA
- the pth gene encoding aminoacyl-tRNA hydrolase, producing the protein MAEDRFLVVGLGNPGPKYAATRHNAGFLVVDELGRRAGGNFKSHKANADVLEGRLEGIAVVLAKPKSFMNVSGGPVKALAQFYKIEPDHIVVVHDELDLPFAGLRLKSGGGEGGHNGLKSTTASLGTRDYARVRFGIGRPPGRQDPAEFVLREFAAAERKDLDFLVDRAADAVEAILTGGVEAAQNHFNA; encoded by the coding sequence ATGGCCGAGGACCGGTTCCTCGTGGTCGGTCTGGGCAACCCCGGACCGAAGTACGCGGCCACCAGGCACAACGCCGGCTTTCTGGTCGTGGACGAACTCGGCCGCCGGGCCGGGGGAAATTTCAAGTCCCACAAGGCCAACGCGGATGTGTTGGAAGGGCGCCTCGAGGGCATCGCGGTGGTGTTGGCCAAGCCGAAGTCGTTCATGAACGTCTCCGGTGGCCCGGTCAAGGCTTTGGCGCAGTTCTACAAGATCGAACCCGACCACATCGTCGTGGTCCATGACGAGCTGGATCTACCGTTCGCCGGGCTGCGGCTCAAGAGCGGCGGAGGCGAGGGCGGTCACAACGGTTTGAAGTCCACCACCGCGTCGCTGGGCACCCGCGACTACGCCCGCGTGCGGTTCGGAATCGGGCGCCCCCCTGGTCGGCAGGATCCGGCGGAGTTCGTGCTTCGCGAGTTCGCCGCGGCCGAGCGCAAGGACCTGGACTTTCTGGTCGACCGGGCTGCGGACGCCGTCGAGGCGATCTTGACCGGCGGCGTCGAGGCCGCCCAGAACCACTTCAACGCCTAG
- a CDS encoding TetR/AcrR family transcriptional regulator: protein MTGNQRREQLLDVGRALFAEKGFEATSIEEIAARANVSKPVVYEHFGGKEGLYAVVVDREMRRLLDRITSALTGDNPRALVEQAALALLVYIEEETDGFRILVRDSPVVSSSGTFSSLLNDIASQVEYILVGEFSRRKLNPKLAGMYAQMLVGMVALTGQWWLEVRKPRREEVAAHLVNLGWNGLKGLEAKPRLSVSD, encoded by the coding sequence ATGACCGGCAATCAGCGTCGGGAACAACTGCTCGACGTCGGACGGGCTTTGTTCGCCGAGAAGGGCTTCGAGGCGACGTCGATCGAGGAGATCGCGGCCCGGGCCAACGTGAGCAAGCCGGTGGTCTACGAGCACTTCGGTGGCAAAGAGGGCCTGTACGCCGTGGTGGTCGACCGCGAGATGCGTCGGCTGCTCGACCGGATCACCTCGGCCCTGACCGGTGACAATCCGCGCGCCCTGGTCGAGCAGGCCGCGTTGGCTCTCCTGGTCTACATCGAGGAGGAGACGGACGGTTTCCGGATCCTGGTCCGGGACTCGCCGGTGGTGTCGTCCTCGGGCACCTTCTCCTCGTTGCTCAACGACATCGCCAGCCAGGTCGAGTACATCCTCGTCGGCGAGTTCAGCCGGCGGAAGCTGAACCCCAAGCTTGCCGGGATGTACGCGCAGATGCTCGTCGGCATGGTCGCCCTCACCGGACAGTGGTGGCTGGAGGTCCGCAAGCCCAGGCGCGAAGAGGTCGCCGCGCATCTGGTGAACCTGGGCTGGAACGGCCTGAAGGGGCTGGAGGCCAAGCCGCGGTTGTCGGTTTCGGACTGA